The Cyprinus carpio isolate SPL01 chromosome B17, ASM1834038v1, whole genome shotgun sequence genome has a window encoding:
- the LOC109103026 gene encoding transcriptional-regulating factor 1 isoform X4, which yields MTENLYETNQFTNHTNGTYLFQHSPSTLGAPHYGVPNINSIQSSPMSPRLNHESLTSPGTPGHELSPMLEMPNSGGTWEYNQFGRTSSWGSSPHEELPETSRIYPFNITCQNNSSMTCKDNGSASHPQRLDSFSKAFPTKNIQLLFGDSNRTNHKHPENHISGVLHMPQSLPEGSDRQPLESPVFNPMVIQGQCDQSSFHPSESQNSMHCLYQNHQQFHYGYQQHKQKINNMEQVNRSLQKPQSSWHGYQSHPMPYPMALNQQQRGIFAHKNHLESQEPAQSPTYDHRQDFKVPEQQIFHYQDQQHLRSLSQPGNPYLMQDNVQSIPAKQNNMFSDARHSAPNTPVFSSPKEDQSGFNFPHRSEDLCSPLYQNKSSGVCKTLPQMTMRGDIFHHRAAHAPQWSQAPSPDIQDEAISPHFREFKSLPALNGHMRSHGGLRTHPTSLKMRDGHIPLSEAAQSNPIILPVSVPVKDYQNPTKLPLSLLCQQKNEEQSGLNKTGAQSPLLSVRNHPSCIKRSISDGECARKQVKKRYRHCLVPLMIPPPSSGQESRGAVLFCSQLRTASSMGDDVPYTPPPMLSPVRPGSGLFSAINGRGMSSGVESAADGAGDMDDCGETAREKVVNVTPRINVGEEFQAKIPDIKCQIFTEEDSHNAVLLWSPTQDLDAPDNQQKVDNLLKMACSSVLPGGGVNTEYVLHCLFECRGDIMNTLEKLLLPTPLRNTSSLKTDYHYAGSDRWMLQEKRQLNKALLSHHKDFYLVQKMVKTKSVSQCVEYYYTWKKRLRLGTRVSTALSTPVQDPRGAWPINTTAEPNKEANSKTREPEISENSSGVFVCDVSNSQMKEETWTQTNLRLLCSSPAENRSSTLTLPLGSASVRSSPSSTTSGDTDSAVVFPCNECGKVFLKVKSRNAHMKTHRQQEDMPLWQLARVPEQDRVMGTPECPVTPLKPPINLHSLSCDVKTSINDMCSESLQEIDCPLKTLPVLQSTLDYIPS from the exons atgacagaaaacttGTACGAGACGAATCAGTTCACAAACCACACCAACGGGACCTATTTGTTCCAGCACAGCCCAAGCACATTGGGTGCACCTCACTATGGTGTACCAAACATAAACTCGATCCAGTCATCTCCAATGTCTCCTCGACTCAACCACGAGTCACTAACGTCTCCTGGCACTCCAGGGCATGAACTTTCTCCAATGCTTGAGATGCCGAACAGTGGCGGGACTTGGGAATATAATCAGTTTGGAAGGACATCATCATGGGGATCTTCTCCTCACGAAGAACTACCAGAGACATCTCGAATCTATCCGTTTAACATCACGTGTCAGAACAACTCATCAATGACCTGCAAAGACAACGGCAGTGCTTCTCATCCTCAAAGGCTGGACTCGTTCTCAAAGGCCTTCCCTACGAAAAACATTCAACTTCTCTTTGGCGATAGCAACAGGACAAACCATAAGCACCCAGAAAATCACATTTCAGGGGTTTTGCACATGCCTCAAAGTCTCCCAGAAGGATCGGACAGGCAACCTTTGGAGTCTCCGGTTTTTAACCCGATGGTCATTCAAGGTCAATGCGATCAGAGCAGCTTCCATCCATCAGAAAGCCAAAACTCAATGCACTGCCTTTACCAAAACCATCAACAGTTTCACTATGGATACCagcaacacaaacagaaaataaacaacatgGAGCAGGTAAACAGGAGCCTCCAAAAACCACAGAGCTCTTGGCATGGCTATCAAAGCCACCCAATGCCATATCCAATGGCCTTGAATCAACAACAAAGAGGgatttttgcacataaaaatcACCTGGAATCTCAAGAACCTGCTCAATCGCCAACCTATGACCACCGTCAAGACTTCAAAGTCCCGGAGCAGCAGATCTTCCATTACCAAGACCAACAACATCTTCGTTCTCTTTCCCAACCAGGCAATCCTTACCTCATGCAAGATAACGTGCAATCAATCCCTGCAAAGCAAAACAACATGTTTAGCGATGCTCGTCACTCGGCACCCAACACACCCGTGTTCTCGAGTCCCAAAGAAGATCAATCAGGTTTCAACTTCCCACACCGAAGTGAAGACCTCTGCAGTCCGCTCTACCAAAACAAGAGCTCAGGGGTCTGTAAAACTCTTCCACAGATGACTATGAGGGGGGATATTTTTCATCATCGTGCTGCACATGCTCCTCAGTGGTCACag GCTCCTTCACCAGATATTCAAGATGAGGCCATTTCACCTCATTTCAG GGAGTTCAAAAGTCTCCCGGCTCTGAACGGTCACATGCGCTCTCATGGAGGACTGCGGACACACCCCACATCCCTCAAAATG AGAGACGGGCACATTCCTCTGTCTGAGGCTGCTCAAAGCAACCCCATCATCTTACCTGTGTCAGTACCTGTTAAGGACTACCAGAACCCAACCAAACTCCCGCTCAGCCTTCTGTGCCAGCAGAAAAATGAGGAACAAAGCGGTTTAAATAAGACTGGTGCACAGTCACCCCTCCTGTCGGTACGAAACCACCCTTCCTGT ATAAAGAGATCTATCTCAGATGGAGAATGTGCACGAAAGCAGGTGAAAAAGAGGTACCGCCACTGTCTGGTCCCGTTGATGATTCCTCCACCCAGCTCCGGTCAGGAGTCCAGAGGCGCAGTGCTCTTCTGCAGTCAGCTCAGGACGGCGAGCAGCATGGGGGACGACGTGCCGTACACCCCTCCACCCATGCTCAGCCCCGTACGCCCGGGATCAGGCCTCTTCAGTGCCATCAATGGAAGAGGCATGAGCAGCGGGGTCGAGTCTGCTGCAGATGGGGCTG GTGATATGGATGACTGTGGTGAGACTGCAAGGGAGAAAGTGGTTAATGTAACACC TCGGATAAATGTTGGCGAGGAATTTCAAGCAAAGATCCCAGACATTAAGTGTCAAATCTTCACAGAGGAAGATTCccataatgctgttcttttgtggTCGCCCACCCAAGACCTGGATGCCCCTGATAACCAGCAGAAAG TGGACAATCTTTTGAAAATGGCTTGCTCTAGTGTGCTACCAGGCGGCGGCGTAAACACAGAATATGTCCTGCACTGTCTTTTTGAGTGCAGAGGAGATATTATG AATACCCTTGAAAAGCTTCTCCTGCCAACACCGCTGAGAAACACATCCAGCCTCAAAACAGACTATCATTACGCAG GATCAGACAGATGGATGCTTCAGGAAAAACGCCAGCTGAACAAAGCACTTTTAAGTCATCACAAAGATTTCTATCTTGTCCAGAAAATG GTCAAGACAAAGTCAGTGTCTCAGTGTGTCGAGTACTATTACACATGGAAAAAGCGTTTGCGCTTGGGTACGAGAGTCAGTACAGCTCTGTCTACACCTGTTCAAGACCCGCGG GGAGCCTGGCCGATAAACACCACCGCAGAACCAAATAAAGAAGCCAACAGCAAAACCAGGGAGCCTGAAATATCAGAAAACTCCAGTGGCGTGTTTGTCTGTGATGTGTCAAACTCT CAGATGAAAGAAGAAACGTGGACCCAGACCAATCTCCGGCTGCTCTGTAGCTCTCCGGCCGAGAACAGATCATCCACGCTGACCCTGCCTTTGGGTTCGGCTTCTGTGAGAAGTTCTCCCTCCAGCACCACCAGTGGAGACACTGATTCAGCCGTCGTCTTTCCCTGCAACGAGTGTGGAAA GGTGTTTTTAAAGGTGAAAAGTCGAAATGCCCACATGAAGACACACCGGCAGCAGGAGGACATGCCGTTATGGCAGTTAGCCAGGGTTCCTGAGCAAGATCGTGTGATGGGGACACCTGAATGTCCTGTAACACCACTAAAACCACCCATAAACCTTCATTCTTTATCATGTGACGTGAAAACATCCATAAATGACATGTGCAGTGAGTCACTGCAGGAAATTGATTGTCCTTTGAAGACACTTCCTGTCCTACAGAGTACTCTGGACTATATTCCAAGTTAG